In a genomic window of Littorina saxatilis isolate snail1 linkage group LG6, US_GU_Lsax_2.0, whole genome shotgun sequence:
- the LOC138968918 gene encoding post-GPI attachment to proteins factor 2-like isoform X2 yields MGGHKPIQDRPVHFAITVPTMIKITCSLPLIATLFCVVWSLMFDFDASTRTHCKVHNWLPTISAVIGGFTPQRYVWRICIALHAPQRLMVAIGYYSYHTSVHVGMRNELYKAVAAVNSLLHLIEVLSLVFLSMISSSENGKMHEFLFISFMVTALTYMLLTIILMRWGRCGHGRIPSLQEATSLRYKTILFLFNLSVFAVAVYFFYRHNAYCEPGVYTAFAFFEYLTVVSNIGFHSLIIMDFHNTGVLMVDLNSQDDVAVGRHHGSESLRSQRKDGYNDCPKGM; encoded by the exons ATGGGCGGGCACAAACCAATTCAAGACAGACCTGTACATTTTGCAATAACGGTTCCAACGATGATCAAGATTACATGTTCTCTGCCCCTCATCGCTACACtattttgtgttgtgtggtcCTTGATGTTTGACTTCGATGCGTCCACGCGGACCCACTGCAAG GTGCACAACTGGCTGCCCACCATCAGTGCAGTGATCGGAGGCTTCACACCACAACGCTACGTGTGGAGGATATGTATAGCCCTGCATGCTCCGCAGCGATTAATGGTTGCCATAGGCTACTACAGCTATCATACATCGGTGCATGTGGGTATGCGCAATGAACTGTACAAGGCTGTGGCTGCTGTGAACAGTCTTCTGCATCTGATTGAGGTTCTGTCCTTGGTTTTCCTCAGCATGATTTCCTCCAGTGAAAATGGCA AAATGCATGAATTTCTCTTCATTTCATTCATGGTGACTGCTTTGACCTACATGTTGCTGACAATTATTCTGATGAGATGGGGCCGATGTGGCCATGGGAGGATTCCTTCTCTACAG GAAGCAACATCACTGCGCTACAAGACCATACTGTTCCTTTTCAACCTGTCAGTATTTGCAGTTGCAGTCTATTTCTTCTATCGGCACAACGCATATTGTGAACCTGGAG TGTATACAGCGTTCGCCTTCTTCGAGTACCTCACAGTGGTATCAAATATAGGGTTCCATTCCCTCATCATCATGGACTTCCACAACACAGGAGTTCTGATGGTGGACTTGAACTCGCAGGATGATGTGGCTGTTGGCCGCCATCATGGCTCGGAAAGTTTGCGGTCACAGAGAAAAGATGGTTACAAT GACTGTCCGAAAGGAATGTAG
- the LOC138968918 gene encoding post-GPI attachment to proteins factor 2-like isoform X1 → MGGHKPIQDRPVHFAITVPTMIKITCSLPLIATLFCVVWSLMFDFDASTRTHCKVHNWLPTISAVIGGFTPQRYVWRICIALHAPQRLMVAIGYYSYHTSVHVGMRNELYKAVAAVNSLLHLIEVLSLVFLSMISSSENGKMHEFLFISFMVTALTYMLLTIILMRWGRCGHGRIPSLQEATSLRYKTILFLFNLSVFAVAVYFFYRHNAYCEPGVYTAFAFFEYLTVVSNIGFHSLIIMDFHNTGVLMVDLNSQDDVAVGRHHGSESLRSQRKDGYNVSYVLDSLPSA, encoded by the exons ATGGGCGGGCACAAACCAATTCAAGACAGACCTGTACATTTTGCAATAACGGTTCCAACGATGATCAAGATTACATGTTCTCTGCCCCTCATCGCTACACtattttgtgttgtgtggtcCTTGATGTTTGACTTCGATGCGTCCACGCGGACCCACTGCAAG GTGCACAACTGGCTGCCCACCATCAGTGCAGTGATCGGAGGCTTCACACCACAACGCTACGTGTGGAGGATATGTATAGCCCTGCATGCTCCGCAGCGATTAATGGTTGCCATAGGCTACTACAGCTATCATACATCGGTGCATGTGGGTATGCGCAATGAACTGTACAAGGCTGTGGCTGCTGTGAACAGTCTTCTGCATCTGATTGAGGTTCTGTCCTTGGTTTTCCTCAGCATGATTTCCTCCAGTGAAAATGGCA AAATGCATGAATTTCTCTTCATTTCATTCATGGTGACTGCTTTGACCTACATGTTGCTGACAATTATTCTGATGAGATGGGGCCGATGTGGCCATGGGAGGATTCCTTCTCTACAG GAAGCAACATCACTGCGCTACAAGACCATACTGTTCCTTTTCAACCTGTCAGTATTTGCAGTTGCAGTCTATTTCTTCTATCGGCACAACGCATATTGTGAACCTGGAG TGTATACAGCGTTCGCCTTCTTCGAGTACCTCACAGTGGTATCAAATATAGGGTTCCATTCCCTCATCATCATGGACTTCCACAACACAGGAGTTCTGATGGTGGACTTGAACTCGCAGGATGATGTGGCTGTTGGCCGCCATCATGGCTCGGAAAGTTTGCGGTCACAGAGAAAAGATGGTTACAATGTGAGCTATGTTTTGGACAGTTTGCCTAGTGCATAG
- the LOC138968918 gene encoding post-GPI attachment to proteins factor 2-like isoform X3, translating into MGGHKPIQDRPVHFAITVPTMIKITCSLPLIATLFCVVWSLMFDFDASTRTHCKVHNWLPTISAVIGGFTPQRYVWRICIALHAPQRLMVAIGYYSYHTSVHVGMRNELYKAVAAVNSLLHLIEVLSLVFLSMISSSENGKMHEFLFISFMVTALTYMLLTIILMRWGRCGHGRIPSLQEATSLRYKTILFLFNLSVFAVAVYFFYRHNAYCEPGVYSLFAALEYLVVVSNIMFHGTLYWDIGRDFVLGMAHKELLTKQRAE; encoded by the exons ATGGGCGGGCACAAACCAATTCAAGACAGACCTGTACATTTTGCAATAACGGTTCCAACGATGATCAAGATTACATGTTCTCTGCCCCTCATCGCTACACtattttgtgttgtgtggtcCTTGATGTTTGACTTCGATGCGTCCACGCGGACCCACTGCAAG GTGCACAACTGGCTGCCCACCATCAGTGCAGTGATCGGAGGCTTCACACCACAACGCTACGTGTGGAGGATATGTATAGCCCTGCATGCTCCGCAGCGATTAATGGTTGCCATAGGCTACTACAGCTATCATACATCGGTGCATGTGGGTATGCGCAATGAACTGTACAAGGCTGTGGCTGCTGTGAACAGTCTTCTGCATCTGATTGAGGTTCTGTCCTTGGTTTTCCTCAGCATGATTTCCTCCAGTGAAAATGGCA AAATGCATGAATTTCTCTTCATTTCATTCATGGTGACTGCTTTGACCTACATGTTGCTGACAATTATTCTGATGAGATGGGGCCGATGTGGCCATGGGAGGATTCCTTCTCTACAG GAAGCAACATCACTGCGCTACAAGACCATACTGTTCCTTTTCAACCTGTCAGTATTTGCAGTTGCAGTCTATTTCTTCTATCGGCACAACGCATATTGTGAACCTGGAG TGTACTCTCTGTTTGCTGCACTTGAATATTTGGTTGTGGTGTCAAATATAATGTTCCACGGAACTCTCTACTGGGATATTGGCCGGGACTTTGTTCTCGGAATGGCTCACAAAGAACTCTTGACTAAACAAAGGGCAGAATGA